Proteins found in one Hymenobacter sp. YIM 151500-1 genomic segment:
- a CDS encoding sensor histidine kinase, with the protein MLGLLLVSPSAWANTRTSASPRAPQLIDSLRTLARRPKLPDSVRYQALQALSDELFAQDVPQARRAGEQAVALARRRQDWARAANALYELVVNCERAADYVAAMHYSQQGVELTRAHRPREQWRFTQCLGLVTVDTKDAAGGLRYLRQAYRQQAATPSVSSRERGGLLLNLANTFLVLQRYDSVLHYATRALPYMQRAADARGLGYVYQFRGEVYAKLTPRSRASLAAAATNMQRALRIMQRYHYQPQAASSALSLARVYRLQGRPRAAQRTAELALALARTEKMPEYEADALSSLAFAYADQKRPARADELDARAQDLRDSLFNGNKAQALAQLQVRYDVQLLTEQKKAAEFEQRSQRAQLHSLWLLLGGLATTIGVGGGLYWRLRRQKALLALANQANCRAVAEKEVLLQEIHHRVKNNLQLVSSLLAWQRSTLPDPVLQQALASSQARIQSMALVHEFLYRADNLSQVRMNEYLGELLESLHRSLTTPQQRIQLTSSLVPLVMDPKEASALGLVVNELVTNAYKHAFRDLDCGHLHVALEQTAAGFQLTVQDDGAGLPGAETASETHSLGLQLVNTLARQLKASVSTVPLLPTGTQVVVASA; encoded by the coding sequence GTGCTCGGCCTGCTCCTCGTCAGCCCTAGCGCCTGGGCCAACACCCGAACGTCCGCTTCTCCTAGGGCGCCGCAACTCATCGACTCGCTCCGAACCTTGGCGCGGCGCCCGAAGCTGCCCGACTCCGTGCGCTACCAAGCGCTCCAAGCCCTGAGCGACGAGTTGTTCGCCCAGGATGTGCCGCAGGCCCGCCGGGCTGGGGAGCAGGCGGTAGCCCTGGCCCGGCGCCGGCAAGACTGGGCGCGGGCGGCTAATGCCCTCTACGAGCTCGTGGTGAACTGCGAGCGGGCCGCCGACTACGTGGCTGCCATGCACTACAGCCAGCAGGGGGTGGAGCTCACCCGCGCGCACCGCCCGCGCGAGCAGTGGCGCTTTACCCAGTGCCTGGGGCTGGTGACCGTGGATACCAAGGACGCGGCTGGTGGTCTGCGCTACCTGCGCCAGGCCTACCGGCAGCAGGCCGCCACCCCGTCCGTTAGCTCCCGGGAACGGGGAGGCCTGCTGCTGAACCTAGCCAACACTTTCCTGGTGCTGCAGCGGTACGACTCGGTACTCCACTACGCCACGCGGGCCCTGCCCTACATGCAGCGCGCGGCCGATGCCCGCGGCCTGGGCTACGTGTACCAGTTTCGGGGCGAAGTCTACGCCAAGCTGACGCCCCGCTCGCGGGCCAGCCTGGCGGCCGCTGCCACGAACATGCAGCGGGCCCTGCGCATCATGCAGCGCTACCACTACCAGCCCCAAGCGGCTAGCTCGGCGCTTTCGCTGGCGCGGGTGTACCGCCTGCAGGGCCGGCCAAGGGCTGCCCAGCGGACGGCCGAGTTGGCCCTCGCCCTCGCCCGCACGGAGAAAATGCCCGAATACGAAGCGGATGCCCTGTCCAGTTTGGCCTTTGCGTATGCTGACCAAAAACGCCCCGCGCGGGCGGATGAGCTCGACGCCCGGGCGCAGGACCTGCGCGACTCGCTCTTCAACGGCAACAAGGCGCAGGCCCTGGCCCAGCTGCAGGTGCGCTACGACGTGCAGCTGCTCACCGAGCAGAAAAAGGCGGCCGAGTTTGAGCAGCGCAGCCAGCGGGCCCAGCTGCACTCGCTCTGGCTGCTGCTGGGCGGCCTCGCCACCACCATCGGCGTAGGCGGGGGCTTGTACTGGCGGTTGCGGCGGCAGAAAGCCCTGCTGGCCCTGGCCAACCAGGCCAACTGCCGGGCCGTGGCCGAGAAGGAGGTGTTGCTGCAGGAAATACACCACCGCGTCAAAAACAACTTGCAACTGGTCAGTAGCTTACTGGCCTGGCAGCGCAGCACCCTGCCCGACCCCGTACTGCAACAGGCCCTGGCCAGTTCGCAGGCCCGCATCCAGAGCATGGCCCTAGTGCACGAATTTCTGTACCGGGCCGACAACCTCTCGCAGGTGCGCATGAACGAGTACCTGGGCGAGCTGCTGGAATCCCTGCACCGCTCACTCACCACGCCCCAGCAGCGCATCCAGCTGACCAGCAGCTTGGTTCCGCTGGTCATGGACCCCAAAGAAGCCAGCGCCTTGGGCCTGGTGGTCAACGAGTTGGTAACCAACGCCTACAAGCACGCCTTCCGGGACCTGGACTGCGGTCATCTGCATGTGGCCCTGGAACAGACCGCCGCCGGCTTCCAGCTGACGGTGCAGGATGACGGGGCCGGATTACCAGGGGCGGAAACAGCGTCCGAAACTCATTCGCTGGGCTTGCAGTTGGTTAATACCCTAGCTCGACAGCTCAAAGCCAGCGTGTCGACCGTTCCCCTTCTCCCCACGGGCACCCAGGTAGTCGTGGCCAGCGCGTGA
- a CDS encoding LytR/AlgR family response regulator transcription factor, whose protein sequence is MATILIVEDELLIAAEIERALVRLGHTPLPPVDNSDEALSVLATQPVELVLMDINIAGDCDGIAAALLVRRQFAVPVVFLTARSDSATLNRAKLAQPYGFLVKPFTDDSLRVQIELALFNAYQAGPVGPVLDTADAGAEVLGPAERCPKFKDYLFVRKGSGHVKVLLSDILYFEALQNYVRLHTVRENFVFDSTLKELEQKLPDQFFKTHRSHIVNLDHVQAYEESSVLLGKEYVPVSRSCKDELKSRIHLVG, encoded by the coding sequence ATGGCTACCATCCTCATTGTTGAAGACGAACTGCTGATTGCCGCCGAAATTGAACGCGCCCTGGTCCGGCTGGGCCACACGCCCCTGCCGCCCGTGGACAACAGCGACGAGGCCCTGAGCGTGCTGGCCACCCAGCCCGTAGAGCTGGTGCTGATGGACATCAACATTGCCGGCGACTGCGACGGCATCGCGGCCGCGCTGCTCGTGCGCCGGCAGTTTGCCGTGCCGGTGGTGTTTCTGACAGCTCGCTCCGACTCGGCCACCCTGAACCGAGCCAAGCTGGCCCAGCCCTACGGCTTTCTGGTCAAGCCCTTCACCGATGATTCGCTGCGGGTGCAGATTGAGCTGGCCCTTTTCAATGCCTACCAGGCCGGGCCGGTCGGGCCGGTGCTGGACACGGCCGATGCCGGCGCGGAAGTGCTGGGCCCAGCCGAGCGCTGCCCCAAGTTCAAGGACTACCTGTTCGTGCGCAAAGGCTCGGGCCACGTCAAGGTGCTGCTCAGCGACATCCTGTACTTCGAGGCCCTGCAGAACTACGTGCGCCTGCACACCGTGCGGGAAAACTTCGTGTTTGATTCCACCCTTAAGGAACTGGAGCAGAAGCTGCCCGACCAGTTTTTCAAAACCCACCGCTCCCACATCGTGAACCTGGACCACGTGCAGGCCTACGAGGAAAGTAGCGTGCTGCTGGGGAAAGAATACGTGCCGGTGAGCCGCTCCTGCAAGGATGAGCTCAAGAGCCGCATTCACCTGGTAGGGTAG